In Arsenicicoccus dermatophilus, a genomic segment contains:
- a CDS encoding M23 family metallopeptidase, which translates to MTTSPASSEVLAGRRPRHRAEPARPGARRVGMMGAAATLATGVGATGLHQLTGRAQAVEGPVTLSMAPAAAPEAAAATPTATGALGAVRSARTPVTQGSRAVTMAAPTALPTATGTTTAVALPPKPVAPPVQVAPLPAPATAAAEAAEAIERAIAEATTTPTTGTERPTVRKAAGAHRAPTRGLLGLGRTSRTTSRVTGASTWVLPVDAYRLTSRFGARWGGTHHGLDFACPVGTPVRSLSDGVVTDVRDGARVYGRYVDVTFEDGTLARYGHLSQLDVKVGQKVSAGEVLGLSGNEGRSTGPHLHLEIHLDGNPSLSSAVDPVVEFLKRGLSV; encoded by the coding sequence ATGACCACCAGCCCCGCCTCCTCGGAGGTCCTCGCAGGCCGCCGCCCGCGTCATCGTGCCGAGCCCGCCCGCCCCGGCGCCCGCCGCGTCGGGATGATGGGCGCCGCGGCCACCCTCGCCACCGGCGTCGGTGCCACCGGCCTGCACCAGCTCACCGGTCGCGCGCAGGCGGTGGAGGGCCCCGTCACCTTGTCCATGGCACCGGCGGCGGCCCCGGAGGCTGCCGCCGCGACCCCGACCGCGACGGGGGCGCTCGGCGCCGTCCGCAGCGCCCGGACCCCGGTGACCCAGGGCTCCCGCGCAGTGACCATGGCTGCTCCCACCGCGCTGCCCACGGCCACCGGCACGACGACCGCGGTCGCGCTCCCGCCCAAGCCTGTCGCCCCGCCCGTCCAGGTGGCGCCCCTGCCCGCGCCGGCCACCGCGGCCGCAGAGGCCGCAGAGGCCATCGAGCGGGCCATCGCCGAGGCGACCACCACGCCCACCACCGGCACCGAGCGGCCCACCGTGCGCAAGGCAGCGGGTGCGCACCGCGCCCCCACGCGCGGGCTCCTCGGCCTCGGGCGAACCTCCCGCACCACCAGCCGCGTCACCGGCGCCTCCACGTGGGTGCTCCCGGTGGACGCCTACCGGCTCACCTCGCGCTTCGGCGCCCGATGGGGCGGCACCCACCACGGCCTCGACTTCGCCTGCCCGGTGGGGACACCGGTGCGTTCCCTGTCCGACGGCGTGGTCACCGACGTCCGCGACGGGGCCCGGGTCTACGGGCGCTACGTCGACGTCACCTTCGAGGACGGCACCCTCGCGCGCTACGGCCACCTCAGCCAGCTCGACGTCAAGGTCGGGCAGAAGGTCTCGGCGGGCGAGGTCCTGGGCCTGTCCGGCAACGAGGGTCGCTCCACCGGACCGCACCTGCACCTGGAGATCCACCTGGACGGCAACCCCAGCCTCAGCTCGGCGGTCGACCCGGTCGTCGAGTTCCTCAAGCGGGGCCTGTCGGTCTGA
- a CDS encoding GNAT family N-acetyltransferase → MIRPATPQDLPALHWLVRDLATYEQAPDQVTATEADLGAALFPADGQPRVWADVAEVEGAVVAMAVWFPSFSTWTGRHGIWLEDLYVDPAHRGRGLGGALLATLARRVVERGWTRLEWTVLDWNSPALGFYRSLGAVGQDDWTAQRLTGEALAHLAARPTTGDPR, encoded by the coding sequence ATGATCCGGCCCGCCACCCCGCAGGACCTCCCCGCCCTCCACTGGTTGGTGCGCGACCTGGCGACCTACGAGCAGGCCCCGGACCAGGTCACCGCGACCGAGGCCGACCTGGGCGCGGCCCTGTTCCCCGCCGACGGGCAGCCCCGGGTATGGGCCGACGTCGCCGAGGTCGAGGGCGCCGTCGTGGCCATGGCCGTGTGGTTCCCGAGCTTCTCGACCTGGACCGGCCGGCACGGCATCTGGCTCGAGGACCTCTACGTCGACCCGGCGCACCGGGGCCGCGGGCTCGGCGGGGCGTTGCTGGCCACGCTGGCCCGCCGGGTCGTCGAGCGCGGCTGGACCCGGCTGGAGTGGACCGTCCTGGACTGGAACTCCCCTGCCCTGGGGTTCTACCGCTCGCTCGGCGCCGTCGGGCAGGACGACTGGACCGCCCAGAGGCTGACCGGCGAGGCCCTGGCACACCTCGCCGCCCGCCCCACCACAGGAGACCCGCGTTGA
- a CDS encoding glycine--tRNA ligase encodes MQDALRILSDYWTERGCMVVQPFNTEVGAGTMNPATVLRVLGPEPWDVAYVEPSVRPDDSRYGENPNRLQMHTQFQVILKPDPGNPQELYLGSLEALGIDLAAHDVRFVEDNWAQPAIGAWGLGWEVWLDGMEITQFTYFQQVGGQNLDPIPVELTYGLERILMAVQGATHFKQIAYSRKPSGEIITYGEAFGQNEYEMSRYYLDDADVDTNRRLYEAYVAEATRMVEARLPVPAHTYVLKSSHAFNVLDARGAISTTERAKAFATMRRLMRDTAALWIERREELGLPLLKPVELPELEVPTVDASALGDQPRALALEIGVEELPPHVVGATVEQVRTAVTERLAATRLEHGEIRVDGTPRRIVVTVADVAAREPDTETLRKGPKWQAAYDASGAPTKALEGFARGAGVTVDQVERAEVQGGDHAVVRVEQVGRGVMEVLPPLLAEVVTGLRAEKNMRWNDPSLSFSRAIRWLVALWGDQVVPVVASRLVAGRETYLQRGEGTRADGVRLGHATVAHADELLDVLAAGGIELATERRRASIVEQAERLAAEVGGRVDTDAESALVDQITNLVEEPHGVRGDFDPRYLDLPAQILTTVMRKHQRYLPVLDASGALLPHFVTMANGACDDAVVKAGNESVIRARYEDALFFWNADLEAERVDEFVPGLEKLTFEERLGSVGERARRIKDVALALSSSVDLSAEDRTTLERAGSLAKFDLATQLVVEMSSLAGFVAREYAGRKGETPAVADALAEMEMPHTAADALPASVPGALLSLADRSDLVMAMFALGAKPTGSSDPFGVRRACLGILRVLRDQGEVGRALSGLSVRSCLEAAADRLRQQDVEVSPESVDAALEFTTGRFAQLLRDEGVAVSLIDAVLPGAATPGAAAETIRQAQELRGDEGFRSIVASLQRIGRIVPEGTEAAYDATRLTEPAEVALVAALEGLPEGSSRDLETFATQGKALVDPVARFFDDILVMAPDPQVRAARLGLLASVRAAAPDQVDWSALATALA; translated from the coding sequence ATGCAAGACGCCCTCAGGATCCTGTCCGACTACTGGACCGAGCGGGGGTGCATGGTCGTCCAGCCGTTCAACACCGAGGTGGGAGCGGGCACGATGAACCCCGCCACGGTGCTGCGCGTGCTCGGGCCCGAGCCCTGGGACGTGGCCTACGTCGAGCCCTCGGTGCGCCCCGACGACAGCCGGTACGGCGAGAACCCCAACCGCCTGCAGATGCACACGCAGTTCCAGGTCATCCTCAAGCCCGACCCGGGCAACCCCCAGGAGCTCTACCTCGGCTCGCTGGAGGCTCTCGGCATCGACCTCGCCGCCCACGACGTCCGCTTCGTCGAGGACAACTGGGCCCAGCCGGCCATCGGCGCGTGGGGCCTGGGCTGGGAGGTCTGGCTCGACGGCATGGAGATCACCCAGTTCACGTACTTCCAGCAGGTCGGCGGCCAGAACCTCGACCCCATCCCGGTCGAGCTGACCTACGGCCTGGAGCGCATCCTCATGGCCGTGCAGGGGGCCACGCACTTCAAGCAGATCGCCTACTCCCGCAAGCCGTCCGGCGAGATCATCACGTATGGCGAGGCCTTCGGCCAGAACGAGTACGAGATGAGCCGCTACTACCTCGACGACGCCGACGTCGACACCAACCGCCGGCTCTACGAGGCCTACGTCGCCGAGGCCACCCGCATGGTCGAGGCCCGCCTGCCCGTCCCGGCGCACACCTACGTCCTGAAGTCCTCGCACGCCTTCAACGTCCTGGACGCCCGGGGCGCGATCTCCACGACCGAGCGCGCCAAGGCCTTCGCGACCATGCGCCGGCTGATGCGCGACACCGCCGCGCTGTGGATCGAGCGGCGGGAGGAGCTGGGCCTGCCGCTGCTCAAGCCGGTCGAGCTGCCCGAGCTCGAGGTGCCGACGGTGGACGCGTCGGCGCTGGGCGACCAGCCGCGGGCCCTCGCCCTGGAGATCGGTGTCGAGGAGCTCCCCCCGCACGTCGTCGGCGCCACGGTCGAGCAGGTCCGGACGGCCGTGACCGAGCGCCTGGCCGCCACGCGCCTGGAGCACGGCGAGATCCGCGTGGACGGCACGCCGCGACGCATCGTCGTCACGGTCGCCGACGTCGCGGCCCGCGAGCCCGACACCGAGACCCTGCGCAAGGGCCCCAAGTGGCAGGCGGCCTACGACGCCTCCGGGGCACCCACCAAGGCGCTCGAGGGCTTCGCGCGCGGCGCGGGCGTCACCGTCGACCAGGTGGAGCGGGCCGAGGTGCAGGGCGGCGACCACGCCGTCGTGCGCGTGGAGCAGGTCGGCCGGGGCGTCATGGAGGTGCTCCCGCCGCTGCTCGCCGAGGTCGTGACCGGCCTGCGCGCCGAGAAGAACATGCGCTGGAACGACCCCTCGCTGTCGTTCTCCCGCGCCATCCGCTGGCTGGTGGCGCTGTGGGGCGACCAGGTCGTGCCCGTGGTCGCCTCCCGCCTGGTGGCGGGCCGCGAGACCTACCTGCAGCGCGGCGAGGGCACCCGCGCCGACGGGGTCCGGCTCGGCCACGCCACCGTGGCCCACGCCGACGAGCTGCTCGACGTCCTCGCCGCGGGCGGCATCGAGCTGGCCACCGAGCGGCGCCGCGCCTCGATCGTCGAGCAGGCCGAGCGGCTCGCCGCCGAGGTCGGCGGCCGGGTCGACACCGACGCCGAGAGCGCGCTGGTCGACCAGATCACCAACCTGGTCGAGGAGCCCCACGGCGTGCGCGGCGACTTCGACCCGCGCTACCTCGACCTGCCGGCCCAGATCCTCACCACGGTGATGCGCAAGCACCAGCGCTACCTGCCGGTCCTCGACGCGTCCGGCGCCCTGCTGCCGCACTTCGTCACCATGGCCAACGGGGCGTGCGACGACGCCGTCGTCAAGGCCGGCAACGAGTCGGTCATCCGGGCGCGCTACGAGGACGCGTTGTTCTTCTGGAACGCCGACCTCGAGGCCGAGCGGGTCGACGAGTTCGTCCCGGGCCTGGAGAAGCTGACCTTCGAGGAGCGCCTGGGCTCCGTCGGCGAGCGCGCCCGCCGGATCAAGGACGTGGCGCTGGCGCTGTCCTCGTCCGTCGACCTGTCCGCCGAGGACCGCACCACCCTGGAGCGCGCTGGGTCCCTGGCGAAGTTCGACCTCGCCACCCAGCTGGTCGTCGAGATGTCCTCCCTCGCCGGCTTCGTCGCGCGGGAGTATGCCGGCCGCAAGGGCGAGACCCCGGCGGTCGCCGACGCCCTCGCCGAGATGGAGATGCCGCACACGGCCGCGGACGCCCTCCCGGCGTCGGTGCCCGGCGCGCTGCTCTCCCTCGCCGACCGCTCCGACCTGGTCATGGCGATGTTCGCGCTCGGCGCCAAGCCGACCGGTTCTTCCGACCCCTTCGGCGTCCGCCGGGCCTGCCTGGGCATCCTGCGGGTGCTGCGCGACCAGGGCGAGGTCGGCCGGGCCCTGTCCGGCCTCTCGGTCCGCAGCTGCCTCGAGGCCGCCGCCGACCGGCTGCGGCAGCAGGACGTCGAGGTCTCCCCCGAGTCCGTCGACGCCGCTCTGGAGTTCACCACCGGCCGGTTCGCCCAGCTGCTGCGTGACGAGGGCGTGGCCGTGTCCCTCATCGACGCGGTCCTGCCGGGTGCCGCCACCCCCGGGGCGGCGGCCGAGACGATCCGCCAGGCCCAGGAGCTGCGCGGCGACGAGGGCTTCCGCTCGATCGTGGCGAGCCTGCAGCGGATCGGCCGGATCGTTCCCGAGGGCACCGAGGCGGCCTACGACGCCACCCGGCTCACCGAGCCGGCCGAGGTCGCGCTCGTCGCCGCCCTGGAGGGGCTGCCGGAGGGCTCCTCGCGCGACCTGGAGACCTTCGCGACGCAGGGCAAGGCCCTGGTCGACCCGGTGGCGCGCTTCTTCGACGACATCCTGGTCATGGCGCCGGACCCGCAGGTGCGGGCCGCGCGCCTCGGGCTGCTCGCCTCGGTGCGCGCCGCCGCGCCCGACCAGGTCGACTGGTCCGCCCTGGCGACGGCCCTCGCCTGA
- the pcrA gene encoding DNA helicase PcrA, which yields MDSLFDDLPLTPATTTPTRGRTSPPASGEVDASGVPLWALSDAPPPGDDDAPPTEEEQAYAERQARGAWGGGGPRQDPEAILAGLNPQQREGVLHQGSPLLIVAGAGSGKTRVLTQRIAHLLAARDVQPGEIMAITFTNKAAAEMRERVEAIVGGRARAMWVSTFHSACVRILRREAKVIGISSSFSIYDAADSQRLMAMVMRDLDLDPRRYPPRSFSHQVSNLKNELVDEETYRDRLGEGATHQERLLGQVYVEYQRRLRQANAMDFDDLIMTTVNILQAFPQVASYYHRRFRHIMVDEYQDTNQAQYELVRQLAGGPTVGGDLPMAELVVVGDADQSIYAFRGATIRNIVEFEQDYPQARTILLEQNYRSTQTILQAANAVIARNEGRREKNLWSDQGAGAKIVGYVADSEHEEASFVAQTIDRLGDQHGVRPGDVAVFYRTNAQSRALEEVFVRTGLPYKVVGGTRFYERREVKDALAYLRVVANPEDTVNLRRILNVPKRGIGDRAEACVSMLAERDRTSFVAALGHPEDAPGIATRSVSAIKGFTTLLEGLRETRDGGAGVGDLLEGVLDRTGYLAELRASHDPQDETRIENLDELVAVAREFDETYPEGGLDDFLEQVSLVADSDEIPEEGDDSGVVTLMTLHTAKGLEFPVVFLTGMEDGTFPHSRALGDPKELEEERRLAYVGITRARERLHLSRASVRSAWGQPQFNPASRFFDEIPADLIDWQRTESALAGSSSTQPLVARLGARPGRGERPVPALASGDRVTHDSFGLGTVVRVEGLGAKAMATVDFGGETGVKRFVLGIAPITKL from the coding sequence ATGGACTCCCTCTTCGACGACCTGCCCCTGACCCCTGCCACGACGACGCCGACGCGAGGCCGGACCTCCCCTCCTGCGAGCGGCGAGGTGGATGCCTCCGGCGTTCCCCTGTGGGCGCTCTCGGACGCCCCGCCCCCCGGTGACGACGACGCCCCGCCCACCGAGGAGGAGCAGGCGTATGCCGAGCGCCAGGCCCGCGGCGCCTGGGGCGGTGGGGGCCCGCGCCAGGACCCCGAGGCGATCCTGGCGGGCCTCAACCCGCAGCAGCGCGAGGGGGTGCTGCACCAGGGATCGCCGCTGCTCATCGTGGCGGGCGCGGGGTCGGGCAAGACCCGCGTGCTCACCCAACGGATCGCCCACCTGCTCGCCGCCCGCGACGTGCAGCCCGGCGAGATCATGGCGATCACCTTCACCAACAAGGCGGCCGCCGAGATGCGCGAGCGGGTCGAGGCGATCGTCGGCGGCCGGGCCCGCGCCATGTGGGTGTCCACCTTCCACTCGGCGTGCGTCAGGATCCTGCGCCGCGAGGCCAAGGTCATCGGCATCTCGTCGAGCTTCTCGATCTACGACGCGGCCGACTCGCAACGCCTGATGGCGATGGTGATGCGCGACCTGGACCTGGACCCCAGGCGCTACCCGCCGCGGTCGTTCAGCCACCAGGTCTCCAACCTCAAGAACGAGCTGGTCGACGAGGAGACCTACCGCGACCGGCTGGGGGAGGGCGCCACCCACCAGGAGCGACTGCTGGGTCAGGTCTACGTGGAGTACCAGCGCCGTCTGCGCCAGGCCAACGCCATGGACTTCGACGACCTGATCATGACGACGGTCAACATCCTGCAGGCCTTCCCGCAGGTGGCGTCCTACTACCACCGCCGGTTCCGGCACATCATGGTGGACGAGTACCAGGACACCAACCAGGCGCAGTACGAGCTGGTCCGCCAGCTCGCGGGGGGACCCACGGTCGGCGGGGACCTGCCCATGGCCGAGCTCGTCGTGGTCGGGGATGCCGACCAGTCGATCTACGCCTTCCGTGGCGCCACCATCCGCAACATCGTGGAGTTCGAGCAGGACTACCCGCAGGCGCGGACGATCCTGCTGGAGCAGAACTACCGCTCCACCCAGACGATCCTGCAGGCGGCCAACGCCGTGATCGCGCGCAACGAGGGCCGTCGGGAGAAGAACCTCTGGTCCGACCAGGGGGCCGGCGCCAAGATCGTGGGCTACGTCGCCGACAGCGAGCACGAGGAGGCGTCCTTCGTCGCGCAGACGATCGACCGGCTCGGAGACCAGCACGGGGTGCGCCCGGGCGACGTCGCGGTGTTCTACCGCACCAACGCCCAGTCCCGAGCGCTGGAGGAGGTCTTCGTCCGGACCGGTCTGCCCTACAAGGTCGTCGGCGGCACCCGCTTCTACGAGCGGCGCGAGGTCAAGGACGCGCTGGCCTACCTGCGGGTCGTCGCCAACCCGGAGGACACCGTCAACCTGCGCCGGATCCTCAACGTCCCCAAGCGCGGCATCGGTGACCGGGCGGAGGCCTGCGTCTCCATGCTGGCCGAGCGGGACCGCACGAGCTTCGTCGCGGCGCTGGGGCACCCCGAGGACGCGCCCGGGATCGCCACCCGGTCCGTCTCGGCCATCAAGGGTTTCACCACCCTGCTGGAGGGTCTGCGCGAGACCCGCGACGGCGGTGCCGGGGTGGGCGACCTCCTCGAGGGGGTCCTGGACCGCACCGGCTACCTCGCCGAGCTGCGGGCCAGCCACGACCCGCAGGACGAGACCCGGATCGAGAACCTCGACGAGCTCGTCGCCGTGGCACGCGAGTTCGACGAGACCTATCCCGAGGGCGGCCTGGACGACTTCCTGGAGCAGGTGTCCCTGGTGGCCGACTCCGACGAGATCCCCGAGGAGGGTGACGACTCCGGGGTGGTCACCCTGATGACCCTGCACACCGCCAAGGGGCTGGAGTTCCCCGTCGTCTTCCTGACCGGTATGGAGGACGGGACCTTCCCGCACAGCCGGGCCCTCGGTGACCCCAAGGAGCTCGAGGAGGAGCGACGGCTGGCGTATGTCGGGATCACGCGGGCGCGGGAGCGGCTGCACCTGTCCCGGGCGTCGGTCCGATCCGCCTGGGGTCAGCCGCAGTTCAACCCGGCGTCCCGCTTCTTCGACGAGATCCCGGCGGACCTGATCGACTGGCAGCGCACCGAGTCGGCGTTGGCCGGTTCGTCGTCCACCCAGCCCCTGGTGGCCCGGCTGGGCGCTCGCCCGGGCCGCGGCGAGCGGCCGGTGCCGGCGCTGGCCTCGGGCGACCGGGTCACCCACGACTCCTTCGGGCTGGGCACGGTGGTGCGCGTGGAGGGTCTGGGAGCCAAGGCCATGGCGACGGTCGACTTCGGTGGCGAGACCGGGGTCAAGCGCTTCGTCCTGGGGATCGCCCCGATCACCAAGCTCTGA
- a CDS encoding GNAT family N-acetyltransferase: MPELIVPTARLHASWLESLQEWGRGVHQDGASLHPGTDHDDPEAFAAWVEQLLLQADPTTERPSGNVPATNRWIVEDDTYLGAIQLRHTLNPHLLEVGGHVGYGIRPSARGRGLATWALRETLVRARRLGLDALLLTCDDTNLASAAVIERNGGELEDVREHAPGARVRRYWIPL; the protein is encoded by the coding sequence ATGCCCGAGCTGATCGTCCCCACCGCCCGCCTCCACGCCAGCTGGCTCGAGTCCCTGCAGGAGTGGGGCCGCGGGGTGCACCAGGACGGCGCCTCGCTGCACCCGGGCACGGACCACGACGACCCCGAGGCCTTCGCCGCCTGGGTGGAGCAGCTGCTGCTGCAGGCCGACCCCACCACCGAGCGGCCCTCCGGCAACGTCCCGGCCACCAACCGCTGGATCGTCGAGGACGACACCTATCTCGGCGCGATCCAGCTGCGGCACACGCTCAACCCCCACCTGCTCGAGGTGGGCGGGCACGTCGGCTACGGCATCCGGCCGTCCGCGCGCGGGCGTGGCCTGGCGACCTGGGCGCTGCGGGAGACGCTGGTCCGGGCTCGCCGGCTCGGCCTGGACGCGCTGCTCCTCACCTGCGACGACACCAACCTGGCCTCGGCCGCCGTCATCGAGCGCAACGGCGGTGAGCTGGAGGACGTGCGGGAGCACGCGCCGGGGGCACGGGTGAGGCGCTACTGGATCCCCCTGTGA
- a CDS encoding quinone oxidoreductase family protein → MTETMKAQALVVPLPGDASVLRVHEREVPPPGAGQVRVQVAAAGVNFIDTYQRSGVYPVATPFVLGMEGAGTVESVGEGVSEVSPGDRVAWAMQLGSAASVAVLPAQALVPVPESVELDVAAAAMLQAMTAHFLVHDTYLCDEGTVALVHAAAGGVGQLLVQLLKAKGSTVVATAGSADKLQIARSRGADHVIGYHEHDPESLASAVREAAGRGVDVVYDGVGQSTFDASLASLRPRGLMVLFGAASGPVPPVDPQRLNVGGSLYLTRPTLGHYIADRDQLLRRSSAVFELIGSGRLEIAIDSRRPLSEARAAYEALEGRTTTGKVLLVP, encoded by the coding sequence ATGACCGAGACGATGAAGGCCCAGGCCCTGGTGGTCCCGCTGCCCGGGGACGCGAGCGTCCTGCGGGTCCACGAGCGGGAGGTCCCGCCGCCCGGTGCGGGCCAGGTGCGGGTGCAGGTGGCCGCGGCCGGCGTGAACTTCATCGACACCTACCAGCGCTCGGGGGTCTATCCGGTCGCGACGCCCTTCGTCCTCGGCATGGAGGGCGCGGGCACCGTCGAGTCCGTCGGCGAGGGGGTGAGCGAGGTGTCCCCGGGTGACCGGGTGGCCTGGGCCATGCAGCTCGGCAGCGCCGCCTCCGTCGCCGTCCTCCCGGCGCAGGCCCTGGTGCCGGTCCCGGAGTCCGTCGAGCTGGACGTCGCCGCGGCGGCGATGCTGCAGGCGATGACCGCGCACTTCCTCGTCCACGACACCTACCTCTGCGACGAGGGCACGGTCGCCCTGGTGCACGCCGCGGCCGGCGGGGTCGGTCAGCTGCTCGTCCAGCTGCTCAAGGCCAAGGGCTCCACCGTCGTCGCGACGGCCGGCAGCGCCGACAAGCTCCAGATCGCTCGCAGCCGCGGCGCCGACCACGTGATCGGCTATCACGAGCACGACCCCGAGTCGCTGGCCTCCGCCGTCCGCGAGGCCGCAGGCCGCGGCGTGGACGTGGTCTACGACGGGGTCGGGCAGTCGACCTTCGACGCGTCCCTGGCCAGCCTGCGGCCACGCGGGCTCATGGTGCTCTTCGGCGCGGCCAGCGGGCCGGTGCCCCCCGTCGACCCGCAGCGTCTCAACGTCGGCGGCTCGCTCTACCTCACCCGCCCCACGCTGGGCCACTACATCGCCGACCGCGATCAGCTCCTGCGCCGGTCGTCCGCGGTCTTCGAGCTCATCGGCAGCGGGCGGCTGGAGATCGCGATCGACTCGCGGCGTCCGCTGAGCGAGGCACGGGCGGCCTACGAGGCGCTCGAGGGCCGCACGACGACTGGCAAGGTCCTGCTGGTTCCCTGA
- a CDS encoding cobalamin B12-binding domain-containing protein, whose translation MSESRLRILVAKPGLDGHDRGAKVVARALRDAGMEVVYTGLHQTPEQIVEAAIQEDADGVGLSVLSGAHMTLFKKVIELLREKDAADIVVFGGGIIPEDDIKPLTDMGVAHVFTPGATTTEIVEWVTANVQAH comes from the coding sequence ATGAGCGAGTCCAGGTTGCGAATCCTTGTGGCCAAGCCGGGTCTTGACGGTCACGACCGCGGTGCGAAGGTGGTGGCTCGCGCGCTGCGTGACGCCGGCATGGAGGTCGTCTACACCGGCCTGCACCAGACCCCCGAGCAGATCGTCGAGGCGGCGATCCAGGAGGACGCCGACGGCGTCGGCCTGTCCGTCCTGTCCGGGGCCCACATGACCTTGTTCAAGAAGGTCATCGAGCTCCTGCGTGAGAAGGACGCCGCCGACATCGTCGTCTTCGGTGGTGGCATCATCCCCGAGGACGACATCAAGCCCCTCACCGACATGGGCGTCGCCCACGTCTTCACGCCGGGCGCCACCACCACGGAGATCGTGGAGTGGGTCACGGCCAACGTGCAGGCTCACTGA